Genomic window (Salvelinus alpinus chromosome 13, SLU_Salpinus.1, whole genome shotgun sequence):
TCAGGCCTCCCCTCACTTTCTGGTCTCTGACATTTctctgtaacctctctctctctggtctctctatcTGTGTTCTCTGACCTCTATCTGGCTTTGACCTCTCTCTgagccctctctctctggtctcctttatTTCGGCTTGTGGAGTCTGACCCCTATATGATCTATTTCTttgatccatctctctctctctctctatgacctgtacctctgcctctctctctctcaggtgggtATGTACAAGCTCTTGTTTGATTCCATGGTAAAGGGTTCTGCGACGAGGGACCATCTCCTCCACAACCTTCAGCTGGATCCTAATCAGGTCCTTGGATCAGACCTCCAGACCCACACCCAGTCACTGGGCCTCCAGGCAGTCACGTTCAGGGAGCTCCTGGACCACTTACTGGTCGTCCTTACCTGTTCTAACCTCCATGCTATCGACAAGCTACGCCTGGAGTATAGCCACCAGAGCTCCGGAAAGCTCATTGGGACCAGGGAGGTAGCGTTTGAGGAAGCCCAGCTTAGGACTAAGATCAGGGGCTACCTGGCTTACTGGAGGGGCGAGAGGGTGCCCCAGGGAGTGGAAGTGGAGGAGGCCTGGAAGTGCAGGATGTGTCCCTATGAGGAGACCTGTGACTGGAGGAGGGATAGATCACAAATGCTGATGATGGTGAATAAGAGAGCCAAGTTGGAGTGTCCTAAGTCAGATGATCCCAAGCAAGATGGTTCGAATTTGAATGGGTCGAAATTGAAGTCAAATACCGGTAGTTCTCCTGAATTAAATAGCCCTAAACATACAGAACCCCAGGCATGTCTCCTGTAATGATTTTCTGGGTGTAGTGTGAATTTCAGGAAGGTTCTATCTATGTATCATTGAAAGTGTAAGCAATATTAAAGTCAGGTTTGTTTAGAgctaaagtgccttcagaaagtacacacctcgactttttccacattctgttacagcctgaatttcaaatggattaaattgagatattgtgtcactgatctatgcacaataacccataatgccaaaaattaaaagctgaaatgtcttgagtcaataagtattcaacccttttgttatggcaagcctaaataaattcaggagtaaacatgtgcttaatatgttacataagttgcatggactcactctgtacaATAGTGTATAACATGaaatatctgtaaggtccctcagtcgagcagtgaatttcaagcacaga
Coding sequences:
- the LOC139538067 gene encoding exonuclease V-like isoform X2, which gives rise to MERFLKRHLSVTQLCEQSWCEIKMAYGFIKPKVRMLEMQKTEVTTGASIHLVRELEVKPNVVTVVAVTREDREALKLISMLQMVPALEAGQLVREFPVFGVLEGMFFMGVVDELYRSDSGELVLSELKTRSHNSLPRPAQTKGHSLQVGMYKLLFDSMVKGSATRDHLLHNLQLDPNQVLGSDLQTHTQSLGLQAVTFRELLDHLLVVLTCSNLHAIDKLRLEYSHQSSGKLIGTREVAFEEAQLRTKIRGYLAYWRGERVPQGVEVEEAWKCRMCPYEETCDWRRDRSQMLMMVNKRAKLECPKSDDPKQDGSNLNGSKLKSNTGSSPELNSPKHTEPQACLL